From the Streptomyces pluripotens genome, one window contains:
- a CDS encoding glutamate synthase subunit beta — protein MADPKGFLNHGREVAKTRPVGERVRDWNEVYVPGSLLPIISKQASRCMDCGIPFCHNGCPLGNLIPEWNDYAYREDWAAAYDRLHATNNFPEFTGRLCPAPCESACVLGINQSPVTIKNVEVAIIDKAWETGAVAPQVPERLSGKTVAVIGSGPSGLAAAQQLTRAGHTVAVYERADRVGGLLRYGIPEFKMEKRHINRRIEQMRAEGTRFRTGVEIGRDLKATDLKKRYDAIVIAAGATTARDLPVPGRELKGIYQAMEFLPLANKVQEGDYVTSPISAEGKHVVVIGGGDTGADCVGTAHRQGAASVTQLEIMPRPNDERHPVSQPWPTFPILYKVTSAHEEGGERIYSASTTRFEGDEDGNVQWLHLAEVEFVDGKLTQKPGTERKIPAQLVTLAMGFTGTDRENGLVDQFGLELDERGNIARDADFQTNVPGVFVAGDAGRGQSLIVWAIAEGRSAARGVDRHLTGASDLPAPIRPTDRALAV, from the coding sequence ATGGCTGACCCGAAGGGCTTCCTGAACCACGGCCGCGAGGTCGCCAAGACCCGTCCTGTCGGTGAGCGGGTCAGGGACTGGAACGAGGTCTACGTCCCCGGCTCCCTGCTGCCGATCATCAGCAAGCAGGCCAGCCGGTGCATGGACTGCGGCATCCCGTTCTGCCACAACGGCTGCCCGCTGGGGAACCTGATCCCCGAGTGGAACGACTACGCCTACCGCGAGGACTGGGCGGCCGCTTACGACCGTCTGCACGCGACCAACAACTTCCCGGAGTTCACCGGTCGTCTGTGCCCGGCCCCCTGTGAGTCGGCGTGTGTGCTCGGCATCAACCAGTCGCCGGTCACCATCAAGAACGTCGAGGTCGCGATCATCGACAAGGCGTGGGAGACCGGGGCTGTCGCCCCGCAGGTCCCCGAGCGCCTGTCCGGCAAGACGGTCGCGGTCATCGGCTCCGGCCCGTCGGGTCTGGCCGCCGCCCAGCAGTTGACCCGGGCCGGTCACACGGTCGCCGTCTACGAGCGCGCGGACCGCGTCGGAGGCCTCCTCCGGTACGGCATCCCGGAGTTCAAGATGGAGAAGCGGCACATCAACCGCCGCATCGAGCAGATGCGCGCGGAGGGCACCCGCTTCCGCACCGGCGTCGAGATCGGCCGTGACCTGAAGGCCACGGACCTGAAGAAGCGGTACGACGCGATCGTGATCGCGGCCGGTGCCACGACCGCCCGCGACCTGCCGGTGCCGGGCCGCGAGCTCAAGGGCATTTACCAGGCGATGGAGTTCCTGCCACTGGCCAACAAGGTCCAGGAGGGCGACTACGTCACCTCTCCGATCTCGGCCGAGGGCAAGCACGTGGTCGTCATCGGCGGCGGCGACACCGGCGCGGACTGCGTGGGCACCGCCCACCGGCAGGGCGCGGCCTCCGTCACCCAGCTGGAGATCATGCCCCGTCCGAACGACGAGCGGCACCCGGTCAGCCAGCCCTGGCCGACCTTCCCGATCCTGTACAAGGTCACCTCGGCCCACGAGGAGGGTGGCGAGCGGATCTACTCCGCCTCCACCACCCGTTTCGAGGGCGACGAGGACGGCAACGTGCAGTGGCTGCACCTGGCCGAGGTCGAGTTCGTCGACGGCAAACTGACCCAGAAGCCGGGCACCGAACGCAAGATCCCGGCCCAGCTGGTCACGCTGGCGATGGGCTTCACGGGCACCGACCGGGAGAACGGCCTGGTGGACCAGTTCGGCCTTGAGCTGGACGAACGAGGTAACATCGCCCGCGACGCCGACTTCCAGACCAACGTGCCGGGTGTGTTCGTCGCCGGTGACGCCGGCCGCGGCCAGTCCCTCATCGTGTGGGCGATCGCGGAGGGCCGCTCCGCCGCCCGCGGTGTCGACCGTCACCTGACCGGGGCCAGCGACCTGCCGGCTCCGATCCGCCCGACGGACCGCGCCCTGGCGGTCTGA
- the gltB gene encoding glutamate synthase large subunit, giving the protein MRTPRQPSQHSANGQNWSFMDARPAAQGMYDPRNEHDACGVGFVATLTGEASHTLVEQALTVLRNLEHRGATGSEPDSGDGAGLLSQVPDAFFREVAGFSLPAAGSYAVGIAFLPEDGTQDAVSKIETIADEEGLDVLGWRQVPVAPELLGATARSTMPVFRQIFVADGSSEDIALDRKAFVLRKRAEREAGVYFPSLSARTIVYKGMLTTGQLEPFFPDLSDRRFASAIALVHSRFSTNTFPSWPLAHPYRFVAHNGEINTVKGNRNWMRARESQLVSDLFGSDEKSIERIFPVCTPDASDSASFDEVLELLHLGGRSLPHSVLMMIPEAWENHGSMDPAQRAFYQFHSTMMEPWDGPACVCFTDGTQVGAVLDRNGLRPGRYWVTDDGLVVLGSEVGVLDIDPAKVVRKGRLQPGRMFLVDTAEHRIIEDDEIKASLAAEEPYAEWLEAGEIELGDLPEREHIVHTHASVTRRQQTFGYTEEELRVILAPMARTGAEPIGSMGTDSPIAALSERPRLLFDYFTQLFAQVTNPPLDAIREELVTSLRSSLGPQGNLLDPTAASCRSVALPFPVIDNDELAKLIHINADGDMPGFKAATLSGLYRVSGGGDSLAARIEEICAEADAAIENGARLIVLSDRHSDAEHAPIPSLLLTAAVHHHLIRTKQRTHVGLLVEAGDVREVHHVALLIGFGAAAVNPYLAMESVEDLLRAGTFIDGVEPEQAIRNLIYALGKGVLKVMSKMGISTVASYRGAQVFEAVGLDEGFVEKYFDGTATKIGGVGIDVIAEEVAARHAKAYPASGIAPAHRALEIGGEYQWRREGEPHLFDPDTIFRLQHSTRTGRYDIFKKYTDRVNEQSERLMTLRGLFGFKSDRESIPVEEVEPASEIVKRFSTGAMSYGSISKEAHETLAIAMNQLGGKSNTGEGGEDPERLYDPARRSAIKQVASGRFGVTSEYLVNADDIQIKMAQGAKPGEGGQLPGHKVYPWVAKTRHSTPGVGLISPPPHHDIYSIEDLAQLIHDLKNANPQARIHVKLVSEVGVGTVAAGVSKAHADVVLISGHDGGTGASPLTSLKHAGGPWELGLAETQQTLLLNGLRDRIVVQTDGQLKTGRDVVIAALLGAEEFGFATAPLVVSGCVMMRVCHLDTCPVGIATQNPTLRDRFAGKAEYVVNFFRFIAEEVRELLAELGFRSIDEAVGHAEALDVTRAVDHWKAQGLDLEPLFHVPSLPEGAVRHQLIAQDHGLEKALDNELIKLASDALAASDATDAQPVRAQVAIRNINRTVGTMLGHEVTKKFGGAGLPDDTIDITFTGSAGQSFGAFVPHGVTLRLEGDANDYVGKGLSGGRIVVRPDRVADHLAEYSTIAGNTIAYGATSGELFLRGRTGERFCVRNSGALVVSEGVGDHGCEYMTGGRAVVLGPTGRNFAAGMSGGIAYVVDLDRDNVNIGNAESVEPLDETDKRWLHDVVRRHAEETGSTVAEKLLGDWDAAVERFSKIIPSTYKAVLAAKDAAERAGLSETEITEKMMEAAING; this is encoded by the coding sequence ATGCGTACGCCGCGCCAGCCGTCCCAGCATTCCGCGAACGGCCAGAACTGGTCGTTCATGGATGCTCGCCCTGCTGCGCAGGGTATGTACGACCCCCGCAACGAACACGACGCGTGCGGCGTTGGTTTCGTCGCCACCCTTACCGGCGAGGCGTCCCACACGCTGGTCGAGCAGGCGCTCACCGTTCTGCGCAACCTGGAGCACCGTGGTGCGACCGGCTCCGAACCCGACTCGGGCGACGGCGCGGGCCTGCTCTCCCAGGTGCCGGATGCCTTCTTCCGCGAGGTGGCCGGATTCAGCCTTCCCGCGGCCGGCTCATACGCCGTAGGCATCGCGTTCCTGCCAGAGGACGGAACCCAGGACGCCGTCTCGAAGATCGAGACGATTGCCGACGAAGAGGGACTGGACGTCCTCGGCTGGCGCCAGGTTCCGGTCGCTCCGGAGCTGCTGGGTGCCACCGCCCGCTCGACCATGCCGGTCTTCCGTCAGATCTTCGTCGCCGACGGCTCCAGCGAGGACATCGCGCTGGACCGCAAGGCGTTCGTGCTGCGCAAGCGCGCCGAGCGGGAAGCCGGGGTCTACTTCCCTTCGCTGTCCGCCCGCACCATCGTGTACAAGGGCATGCTGACCACCGGCCAGCTGGAGCCCTTCTTCCCGGACCTGTCCGACCGCCGTTTCGCCTCCGCGATCGCGCTCGTCCACTCGCGCTTCTCCACGAACACCTTCCCGTCGTGGCCGCTCGCCCACCCGTACCGCTTCGTCGCGCACAACGGTGAGATCAACACGGTCAAGGGCAACCGCAACTGGATGCGCGCCCGGGAGTCCCAGCTGGTCTCCGACCTGTTCGGCTCCGATGAGAAGTCCATCGAGCGGATCTTCCCGGTGTGCACGCCGGACGCTTCCGACTCCGCCTCCTTCGACGAGGTCCTCGAACTGCTGCACCTCGGCGGCCGCTCGCTACCGCACTCGGTGCTGATGATGATTCCGGAGGCGTGGGAGAACCACGGCTCCATGGACCCCGCCCAGCGCGCCTTCTACCAGTTCCACTCCACGATGATGGAGCCCTGGGACGGTCCCGCCTGCGTCTGCTTCACCGACGGCACCCAGGTCGGTGCCGTCCTCGACCGCAACGGTCTGCGCCCCGGCCGCTACTGGGTCACCGACGACGGCCTGGTCGTCCTCGGTTCCGAGGTCGGCGTCCTCGACATCGACCCGGCCAAGGTCGTCCGCAAGGGCCGCCTGCAGCCCGGCCGCATGTTTCTGGTCGACACCGCCGAGCACCGCATCATCGAGGACGACGAGATCAAGGCGAGCCTGGCCGCCGAGGAGCCGTACGCCGAGTGGCTGGAGGCAGGCGAGATCGAGCTGGGCGATCTGCCCGAGCGCGAGCACATCGTTCACACCCACGCCTCGGTCACCCGGCGCCAGCAGACCTTCGGCTACACCGAGGAGGAGCTGCGCGTCATCCTCGCGCCGATGGCCCGCACCGGCGCCGAGCCCATCGGTTCCATGGGCACGGACTCTCCGATCGCGGCCCTGTCCGAGCGTCCGCGCCTGCTCTTCGACTACTTCACCCAGCTGTTCGCCCAGGTCACCAACCCGCCGCTGGACGCCATCCGCGAGGAGCTGGTCACCTCCCTGCGCTCGTCGCTCGGCCCGCAGGGCAACCTGCTCGACCCGACCGCCGCCTCTTGCCGATCCGTCGCGCTGCCCTTCCCGGTCATCGACAACGACGAGCTGGCCAAGCTCATCCACATCAACGCCGACGGCGACATGCCCGGCTTCAAGGCCGCGACCCTCTCCGGCCTGTACCGGGTGAGCGGTGGCGGTGACAGCCTGGCCGCGCGCATCGAGGAGATCTGCGCCGAGGCCGACGCCGCCATCGAGAACGGCGCCCGCCTGATCGTCCTCTCCGACCGGCACTCCGACGCCGAGCACGCGCCGATCCCGTCGCTGCTGCTCACCGCCGCCGTCCACCACCACCTCATCCGCACCAAGCAGCGCACCCACGTGGGCCTGCTGGTCGAGGCGGGCGACGTCCGCGAGGTTCACCACGTCGCCCTGCTCATCGGCTTCGGTGCCGCGGCCGTGAACCCCTACCTGGCGATGGAGTCGGTGGAGGATCTGCTGCGCGCGGGTACCTTCATCGACGGCGTCGAGCCCGAGCAGGCCATCCGCAACCTGATCTACGCCCTCGGCAAGGGCGTGCTGAAGGTCATGTCCAAGATGGGCATCTCCACGGTCGCCTCCTACCGCGGCGCCCAGGTCTTCGAGGCCGTCGGCCTGGACGAGGGCTTCGTCGAGAAGTACTTCGACGGCACGGCCACCAAGATCGGTGGTGTCGGCATCGACGTCATCGCCGAGGAGGTCGCCGCCCGCCACGCCAAGGCCTACCCCGCCTCCGGCATCGCCCCGGCGCACCGCGCGCTGGAGATCGGTGGCGAGTACCAGTGGCGCCGCGAGGGCGAGCCGCACCTGTTCGACCCGGACACGATCTTCCGCCTGCAGCACTCCACGCGCACCGGCCGCTACGACATCTTCAAGAAGTACACGGACCGGGTGAACGAACAGTCCGAGCGCCTGATGACCTTGCGCGGCCTGTTCGGCTTCAAGAGCGACCGCGAGTCGATCCCGGTCGAGGAGGTCGAGCCGGCCTCCGAGATCGTCAAGCGGTTCTCGACCGGCGCCATGTCGTACGGCTCCATCTCCAAGGAGGCGCACGAGACCCTCGCCATCGCCATGAACCAGCTGGGCGGCAAGTCCAACACCGGTGAGGGCGGCGAGGACCCCGAGCGCCTGTACGACCCGGCGCGGCGCAGCGCCATCAAGCAGGTCGCCTCCGGCCGTTTCGGCGTCACCTCCGAGTACCTGGTCAACGCAGACGACATCCAGATCAAGATGGCCCAGGGCGCCAAGCCCGGTGAGGGCGGCCAACTGCCCGGCCACAAGGTCTACCCGTGGGTCGCGAAGACGCGTCACTCGACGCCGGGGGTCGGCCTCATCTCGCCGCCGCCGCACCACGACATCTACTCCATCGAGGATCTGGCGCAGCTGATCCACGACCTGAAGAACGCGAACCCGCAGGCCCGGATCCACGTCAAGCTGGTCTCCGAGGTCGGCGTCGGCACGGTCGCGGCCGGTGTGTCCAAGGCCCACGCTGACGTCGTCCTCATCTCGGGTCACGACGGTGGCACGGGTGCCTCCCCGCTGACTTCCCTGAAGCACGCGGGCGGCCCCTGGGAGCTGGGCCTGGCCGAGACCCAGCAGACCCTGCTGCTCAACGGCCTGCGCGACCGGATCGTCGTGCAGACCGACGGTCAGCTGAAGACCGGCCGCGATGTCGTCATCGCCGCGCTGCTCGGTGCCGAGGAGTTCGGTTTCGCGACCGCGCCGCTCGTGGTCTCCGGCTGCGTGATGATGCGCGTCTGCCACCTGGACACCTGCCCGGTCGGCATTGCCACCCAGAACCCGACACTGCGCGACCGTTTCGCCGGCAAGGCCGAGTACGTGGTGAACTTCTTCCGGTTCATCGCCGAAGAGGTCCGCGAACTGCTTGCCGAGCTGGGCTTCCGGTCCATCGACGAGGCCGTCGGCCACGCCGAGGCGCTCGACGTGACCCGCGCGGTCGACCACTGGAAGGCGCAGGGCCTGGACCTGGAGCCGCTCTTCCACGTGCCCTCGCTGCCCGAGGGAGCCGTCCGCCACCAGCTGATCGCCCAGGACCACGGCCTGGAGAAGGCGCTGGACAACGAGCTGATCAAGCTCGCCTCCGACGCCCTAGCCGCCTCCGATGCCACCGACGCGCAGCCGGTGCGCGCCCAGGTCGCCATCCGCAACATCAACCGCACGGTCGGCACCATGCTCGGCCACGAGGTGACGAAGAAGTTCGGCGGTGCCGGCCTGCCCGACGACACCATCGACATCACGTTCACCGGCTCGGCCGGCCAGTCCTTCGGCGCCTTCGTCCCGCATGGTGTCACCCTGCGCCTGGAGGGCGACGCCAACGACTACGTGGGCAAGGGCCTGTCCGGCGGCCGGATCGTGGTCCGCCCGGATCGTGTGGCCGACCACCTCGCCGAGTACTCGACCATCGCGGGCAACACCATCGCCTACGGCGCCACCAGCGGCGAACTGTTCCTGCGTGGCCGTACCGGTGAACGGTTCTGCGTCCGCAACTCCGGCGCACTGGTCGTCTCCGAGGGCGTGGGCGACCACGGCTGCGAGTACATGACCGGGGGGCGCGCGGTTGTCCTCGGCCCGACCGGCCGCAACTTCGCGGCAGGTATGTCCGGTGGCATCGCCTACGTCGTCGATCTCGACCGCGACAACGTCAACATCGGCAACGCCGAGTCGGTCGAGCCGCTGGACGAGACGGACAAGCGGTGGCTGCACGACGTGGTGCGCCGTCACGCCGAGGAGACCGGGTCGACGGTCGCCGAGAAGCTGCTCGGCGACTGGGACGCGGCCGTGGAACGGTTCAGCAAGATCATCCCCAGCACGTACAAGGCAGTGCTCGCCGCCAAGGACGCCGCCGAGCGAGCTGGTCTCTCCGAGACCGAGATCACCGAGAAGATGATGGAGGCGGCGATCAATGGCTGA
- a CDS encoding VIT1/CCC1 transporter family protein, with the protein MAIIDTEAALHEAHRDNHTHRDVNGGWLRPAVFGAMDGLVSNLALMTGVAAGSVGRQVIIITGLAGLAAGAFSMAAGEYTSVASQRELVEAELDVERRELRKHPQDEEDELAALYVARGVEPELAREVAQQLSKDPEQALEIHAREELGIDPGDLPSPMVAAVSSFGSFALGALLPVLPYLFGAAVLWPAVILALAGLFGCGAVVARVTARSWWYSGLRQLALGGAAAGVTYALGSLFGTAVG; encoded by the coding sequence ATGGCCATCATCGACACCGAAGCCGCCCTGCATGAGGCGCACCGCGACAACCACACGCACCGCGATGTCAACGGCGGTTGGCTGCGCCCCGCCGTCTTCGGGGCGATGGACGGCCTGGTCTCCAACCTCGCCCTGATGACCGGTGTGGCCGCTGGGTCCGTCGGCCGGCAGGTGATCATCATCACCGGGCTCGCCGGGCTTGCCGCCGGCGCCTTCTCGATGGCGGCGGGCGAGTACACCTCCGTCGCCTCTCAGCGTGAACTCGTCGAGGCGGAACTCGACGTGGAGCGGCGTGAGCTGCGTAAGCACCCCCAGGACGAGGAGGACGAACTCGCGGCACTCTATGTCGCCCGCGGGGTCGAGCCCGAGCTGGCCCGCGAAGTCGCCCAACAACTGTCCAAGGACCCCGAGCAGGCTCTGGAGATCCATGCCCGGGAGGAACTGGGTATCGATCCCGGTGACCTGCCCTCGCCGATGGTGGCCGCCGTCTCGTCCTTCGGGTCGTTCGCGCTCGGCGCCCTGCTGCCGGTGCTGCCGTACCTGTTCGGCGCGGCCGTACTGTGGCCCGCCGTCATCCTCGCCCTTGCCGGACTCTTCGGCTGCGGGGCGGTGGTGGCCAGGGTGACGGCCCGGAGCTGGTGGTACAGCGGTCTCCGGCAGCTCGCGCTCGGCGGTGCGGCGGCCGGTGTGACGTACGCCCTGGGCAGCCTGTTCGGAACGGCCGTAGGATAG
- the rbsK gene encoding ribokinase — MTHIAVLGSTNMDLVTYVSKAPQRGETVTGREFRTVPGGKGANQAIAAARAGATVSMIGAVGNDAFGQRLRDTLEHSGVDTDFLATVEGPSGTAHIVVDDEGGNSIVVIPGANGTVDHLAPGDEGVIASADALLLQLEIPLAAVVAGAETARRHGVRTVLTPSPVQPLPPELLAATDLLVPNEYEAITLTGRTDPREAAAALLDLVPEVVVTLGATGSLYVARGAEPLVVPAPRVSAVDTTGAGDTFVGTLAVALAEEKPVREALSWAAAAAAISVQREGASASMPYRPEIEAQYNA, encoded by the coding sequence ATGACCCACATCGCCGTCCTCGGCAGCACGAACATGGACCTCGTCACCTACGTCTCCAAGGCCCCGCAGCGCGGCGAGACGGTCACCGGACGGGAGTTCCGTACGGTGCCCGGAGGCAAAGGCGCCAACCAGGCGATCGCCGCGGCCCGTGCCGGCGCCACTGTTTCGATGATCGGCGCGGTCGGCAACGACGCCTTCGGCCAGCGGCTGCGCGACACCCTTGAACACTCCGGCGTGGACACCGACTTCCTTGCCACGGTCGAGGGCCCTTCCGGCACCGCCCACATCGTGGTGGACGACGAGGGCGGCAACTCCATCGTCGTCATCCCGGGCGCGAACGGCACCGTCGACCACCTGGCCCCGGGCGACGAGGGAGTGATCGCCTCCGCCGACGCGCTGCTGCTCCAACTGGAGATCCCGCTGGCCGCGGTCGTCGCGGGCGCGGAGACGGCCCGCCGGCACGGTGTCCGCACCGTCCTCACCCCGTCCCCCGTCCAGCCGCTGCCACCAGAGCTCCTCGCCGCGACCGACCTGCTGGTGCCCAACGAGTACGAGGCGATCACCCTCACTGGCCGCACCGACCCCCGGGAGGCGGCCGCCGCCCTGCTGGACCTGGTACCGGAGGTCGTCGTCACCCTGGGTGCCACCGGCAGCCTCTACGTGGCCCGAGGAGCCGAGCCCCTCGTGGTCCCCGCCCCTCGGGTGTCCGCCGTCGACACCACGGGGGCGGGCGACACCTTCGTGGGTACGCTCGCGGTGGCCCTCGCCGAGGAGAAACCCGTACGGGAGGCCCTGTCCTGGGCGGCCGCGGCCGCAGCGATCTCCGTCCAGCGGGAAGGAGCCTCGGCGTCGATGCCGTACCGCCCGGAGATCGAGGCCCAGTACAACGCGTGA
- the lgt gene encoding prolipoprotein diacylglyceryl transferase: MELAYIPSPSRGVLYLGPIPLRGYAFCIIIGVFIAVWVSNKRWIARGGQSGTVADIAVWAVPFGLVGGRLYHVITDYELYFSDGRDWVDAFKVWQGGLGIWGAVALGALGAWIGARRRGIPLPAYADAVAPGIAFAQAMGRWGNWFNQELYGRETHVPWALHITSSEGGRVPGYYHPTFLYESLWCIGVGFLVIWADRRFKLGHGRAFALYVAAYCVGRAWIEYMRVDDAHHILGLRLNDWTALFVFLMAVLYMVVSAKTRPGREAVVEPAALGTGGDGAAVGATVADGAGADTAENKDTSGPGDTAQAKDTSGAGDPPQRDDPAGASDAEEATDTTEHEARSAKKS, from the coding sequence ATGGAACTTGCCTATATTCCCAGCCCGTCGCGCGGGGTGCTGTATCTCGGCCCCATCCCGCTGCGCGGCTATGCCTTCTGCATCATCATCGGCGTCTTCATCGCTGTCTGGGTCAGCAACAAGCGTTGGATCGCCCGCGGCGGACAGTCCGGTACGGTCGCCGACATCGCGGTCTGGGCCGTGCCGTTCGGCCTGGTCGGCGGTCGGCTCTATCACGTGATCACGGACTATGAGCTGTACTTCAGTGACGGCCGGGACTGGGTCGACGCCTTCAAGGTGTGGCAGGGCGGCCTGGGCATCTGGGGCGCGGTCGCCCTCGGCGCGCTCGGCGCCTGGATCGGGGCGCGGCGGCGGGGCATCCCGCTGCCCGCGTACGCCGACGCGGTCGCGCCCGGCATCGCGTTCGCGCAGGCCATGGGCCGTTGGGGCAACTGGTTCAACCAGGAGCTGTACGGCCGTGAGACGCATGTTCCGTGGGCTCTGCACATCACCTCTTCCGAGGGCGGCCGAGTGCCGGGCTACTACCACCCGACCTTCCTCTACGAATCCCTGTGGTGCATCGGGGTCGGATTCCTCGTCATCTGGGCCGACCGTCGCTTCAAGCTCGGCCATGGCCGGGCCTTCGCCCTGTACGTCGCCGCGTACTGTGTGGGCCGCGCCTGGATCGAGTACATGCGCGTGGACGACGCCCACCACATTCTGGGCCTCCGCCTCAATGACTGGACCGCGCTGTTCGTCTTCCTGATGGCGGTGCTGTACATGGTGGTGTCCGCGAAGACGCGGCCGGGGCGGGAGGCGGTCGTCGAGCCGGCTGCCCTCGGCACTGGAGGCGACGGCGCAGCGGTCGGTGCCACGGTGGCGGACGGAGCCGGCGCGGACACGGCAGAGAACAAGGACACTTCTGGGCCCGGTGATACGGCACAGGCCAAGGACACCTCTGGGGCCGGTGATCCCCCGCAGCGCGACGACCCCGCGGGGGCCAGCGATGCGGAGGAGGCCACGGACACCACGGAGCATGAGGCGCGGTCCGCGAAAAAGAGCTGA
- a CDS encoding DsbA family protein: MSEKNRDGKRTARERLAVEREKQKAAEKRRRTLIVGASVVCVLGLAAVIGVVAANAGKDKGSRSAGPVVAPSGAQGKDSLAIPVGKDGAKSTLTVWEDFRCPACQAFETAYRPTLHELADAGKLRVDYHFVRLIDGNLGGTGSLRAANAAACAQDAGKFRDYHDVLYENQPKETDDTYASNAKLIELAGKVNGLDTPAFRKCVEDGTHNGWVDKSQKAFQTGGFTGTPTVLFNGKNIYQDQTMTPAKLKQMVDAANQG; this comes from the coding sequence GTGAGCGAGAAGAACCGTGACGGAAAGCGCACCGCCCGGGAGCGGCTGGCGGTTGAGCGCGAGAAGCAGAAGGCCGCGGAGAAGCGGCGCCGCACGCTGATCGTGGGCGCGAGCGTCGTCTGTGTCCTCGGCCTGGCTGCGGTGATCGGCGTGGTCGCCGCGAACGCCGGCAAGGACAAGGGCAGCAGGAGCGCGGGCCCGGTCGTGGCACCCTCCGGCGCACAGGGCAAGGACAGCCTCGCGATCCCGGTTGGCAAGGACGGCGCCAAGTCGACGCTCACCGTCTGGGAGGACTTCCGGTGCCCGGCCTGCCAGGCCTTCGAGACCGCGTACCGGCCGACGCTCCATGAATTGGCCGACGCGGGCAAGCTCAGGGTCGACTACCACTTCGTCCGGCTGATCGATGGCAACCTCGGCGGCACCGGTTCCCTGCGCGCGGCCAACGCGGCGGCCTGCGCCCAGGACGCCGGAAAGTTCCGCGACTACCACGACGTGCTGTACGAGAACCAGCCCAAGGAGACCGACGACACCTATGCGAGCAATGCCAAGCTGATCGAGCTCGCCGGCAAGGTGAACGGTCTGGACACGCCCGCCTTCCGGAAGTGCGTCGAGGACGGCACCCACAACGGCTGGGTGGACAAGTCGCAGAAGGCCTTTCAGACCGGCGGTTTCACCGGTACCCCCACGGTCCTGTTCAACGGCAAGAACATCTACCAGGACCAGACGATGACCCCGGCCAAGCTCAAGCAGATGGTCGACGCGGCCAACCAGGGGTAA
- the trpA gene encoding tryptophan synthase subunit alpha, producing the protein MTGNVQLLSDTLASAKAEGRSALIAYLPAGFPTVDGAIDAIRAVFDGGADVVEVGLPHSDPVLDGPVIQTADDIALRGGVRIADVMRTVREAHRATGKPVLVMTYWNPIDRYGVERFTAELADAGGAGCILPDLPVQESDLWREHAEKHGLATIFVVAPSSKDERLARITAVGSGFVYAASLMGVTGTRESVGTQAQDLVERTRATGHGLPVCVGLGVSDAAQAAEVAGFADGVIVGSAFVKRMLDAPDHAAGVKAVRELAGELAKGVRRQV; encoded by the coding sequence GTGACCGGGAACGTGCAGTTGCTGTCGGACACCCTCGCCAGCGCCAAGGCTGAGGGTCGGTCCGCGCTCATCGCCTATCTCCCCGCCGGCTTCCCGACCGTGGACGGCGCCATCGACGCGATTAGGGCCGTCTTCGACGGCGGCGCCGATGTCGTCGAGGTGGGTCTGCCGCACAGCGACCCGGTCCTCGACGGGCCGGTCATCCAGACCGCCGACGACATCGCCCTGCGCGGTGGTGTGCGGATCGCGGACGTGATGCGGACGGTCCGGGAGGCCCACCGGGCCACCGGCAAGCCCGTACTCGTCATGACGTACTGGAACCCCATCGACCGCTACGGCGTCGAGCGCTTCACCGCCGAACTGGCCGATGCGGGCGGTGCGGGCTGCATCCTGCCCGACCTGCCGGTCCAGGAATCGGACCTGTGGCGTGAGCACGCCGAGAAGCACGGCCTCGCGACGATCTTCGTCGTGGCACCCAGCAGCAAGGACGAGCGGCTCGCCCGGATCACGGCGGTCGGTTCCGGCTTCGTCTACGCGGCCTCGCTGATGGGCGTCACCGGCACGCGCGAGTCCGTCGGCACCCAGGCCCAGGACCTGGTCGAGCGTACCCGCGCCACCGGCCACGGGCTGCCCGTCTGCGTCGGACTCGGAGTCTCCGACGCTGCCCAGGCCGCAGAGGTCGCCGGCTTCGCCGACGGCGTCATCGTCGGCTCGGCGTTCGTGAAGCGGATGCTGGACGCCCCGGATCACGCCGCCGGTGTGAAGGCGGTCCGTGAACTGGCTGGCGAGCTGGCGAAGGGTGTGCGCCGCCAGGTGTGA